Genomic segment of Neoarius graeffei isolate fNeoGra1 chromosome 7, fNeoGra1.pri, whole genome shotgun sequence:
TTCAGGGTCAGTGTGTCATTCTGGATTAGTGTGCCATTCAGGGTCAGTGTGTTATTCGGGGTCAGTGGGTCATTCAGGATCAGTGTTTGATTCAGGATCAGTGTGTTATTCGGGGTCAGTGGGTCATTCAGGATCAGTGTGTTATTCAGGGTCAGCGTGTCATTTGGGATCAGTGTGTGATTCAGGGTCAGTGTGTTATTCTGGGTCAGTATGTTATTCAGGATCAGTGTGTGATTCACCGTCAGTGTTTTATTCAGGGTCATTGTGTCATTCAGGATCGGTGTGTGATTCAGGGTCAGAGTGTCATTCGGGGTCAGTGTGTGATTCAGGATCAGTGTGTTATTCAGGGTCAGTGTGTCATTTGGGATCAGTGTGTGATTCAGGGTCAGTGTGTTATTCAGGGTCACTGTGTCATTCTGGATTAGTGTGTCATTCAAGGTCAGTGTGTTATTCATGGTCAGTGTTTTATTCTGTGTCAGTCTGTCATTCAGGGTTAGTGTGCTATTCAGGGTCACTGTGTTATTCATGGTCAGTGTGTTATTCAGGGTCAGCCTGTCCTTCAGGATCAGTATGTGAATCAGGGTCAGTGTGTTATTCTGGGTCAGTGTGTTATTCGGGGTCAGTGTATCATTCAGGATCGGTGTGTGATTCAGGGTCAGTGTGTGATTCAGGATCAGTGTGTCATTCTGGATTAGTGTGTCATTCAAGGTCAGTGTGTTATTCATGGTCAGTGTTTTATTCTGTGTATAAATTGGTTGATCTTGCACTACATCGCCACCACGTCCCCAGTGTGATCAGAGACCTGATCCTGGATCATTACAACAAATTCAGGTTGAGGGGCACTTCTGGGGAAGTAACATCAGACTTGCATCGGCTGGAGAAAGGGATAATAACTGGGTGTACCATCTCAGTTATCCTCTTTGCCCTGGCAATGAACATGGTGGCCAAGTCAGCTGAGGTGGAATGCAGAGGCCCTCTAACCAGGTCTGGCATACGGCAGCCCCCCATAAGAgcatttgtggcagatcacagaatccagggacacatgtctgcccgggggcattttgagttattgacagattcggaaagtgcagtttctaa
This window contains:
- the LOC132888948 gene encoding homeobox protein SMOX-1-like; amino-acid sequence: MNNTLTLNDTLIQNDTLILNHTLTLNHTPILNDTLTPNNTLTQNNTLTLIHILILKDRLTLNNTLTMNNTVTLNSTLTLNDRLTQNKTLTMNNTLTLNDTLIQNDTVTLNNTLTLNHTLIPNDTLTLNNTLILNHTLTPNDTLTLNHTPILNDTMTLNKTLTVNHTLILNNILTQNNTLTLNHTLIPNDTLTLNNTLILNDPLTPNNTLILNQTLILNDPLTPNNTLTLNGTLIQNDTLTLNYTLTLKKHTDPE